The Bacteroidales bacterium DNA segment AGATTTGGAATTTTGAATCAAAGAATGTAGAAACAATATACACAAGCGATACCGATATATTAGATGTGTTATATAAAGACAATCTACTTGTTTTTGTCACTTCATCTCAGCAAATAAGAGTGCTGGATACGCAATATAAACTAATAATTGCACGCTTAGATTGGAGCAATCAAGTTAGGCTCTTATCATTCTCACATGATGGTAGCAGTATATATTTTAGAGATGCCAGTTCATTTAGGATGTGGGATTTCCACATTCGTGCAGATGGTAGTCGTGTACTATACTACCACTCACATCTTGTTCATTGTGTAGGACATAGTCAGGATATGTCGTATTTTGTGTCAATATCTGAAGATTGCGCAAAAATATGGGATACAGAACAACAAAAAATCATTAAATCAATTGCTTTAGAGGATCTTGGGTTTATATCTAAAATTGTGGTTAGTAAACCTCATGGTAAAATATTTATGTCCGGTTATCAGTTGTATTGTGTTGACATTTCTTCAGGTAGTATTAAACAAATCGCTGATGAAGAATGCAATATATGTTTGAGTTTTGACGAAAAATATTTATTAAAATCAACAGACAATATTATTACTTTATATGATATTGAATCCTTGACTATGTTTAAGAAAATCATATTGCCTGATAATCAAGATTTACTATTGGGAGAACCAATCGTATTCCATCCGAATGAAACATTAATTGTAACAGCATCTAGTGATATTGTTGAGTACGAAACACTTGTGCTTACGGTTTGGGATTATGTAAAAGGTGCACCTATAAATTCTATCAGAATAAATGATTGTTTTGATATAGCGACATCACCGAGAGTTGTAATCCGTTTTTCAGATAATGGAGATAGCGTGATTTTGAATGCGATGGAAGATGACGTATACGAATGGTGTTTTAGAGCAAATGCGCTATATAAAATAAACATACAAACTAACGAGCCACAATATGTCGGTAATATCATTGAAGGAGACGGTGTTTTTGTTGTCTTAAGAGAACAATTATCTCTTCAACAGTTAATGGATAAAACACGTGCAGCCTTAGGGGGGCGTACTTTGACATTGGAGGAACGGAACAAATATTATTTAATCTAAAGTTCTCTGGCATGCTATTTTGTGGGTGAACTTTCATTGACTCTATCATTAATTACAAATGCAGCTTTTTTGAATAGAGAGTTGCTGGAAAATAAGTTTCGTACTTATTTTAGTCCGTCAAAAAATGGATGGTTCTTGGCGAGGAAAGGTTTTCAAACACCCAACATCTGACACTGTGGGGCGGAAACTTACGCCGACCAATAAACACCAACATCCACGAAAAATGGCGTTTTAGGGGAAAAAACGGGTAAAACAAAAAACTCGGAAAGTGAGATTCAACTTCCGAGTTTTTTCATCTATTTTTATAGGATTTTCTGTTGCTTTTCGTGAGCGTTAGCGTTTGTTTGTGAACATTAGAGGGCGTTAGTTACTTGCCGATGCAAAAAACTTAAAGGACTCCGTCTAAAATCATCATAAGGGCAAAGCCTAAGGCAACGCCTATGGTGGCAATGTTTGAGTGTTTACCTGATTGCCCCTCGGGGATAATCTCTTCAACTATAACATATAGCATTGCTCCTCCAGCAAAGGCAAGTATGGCAGGAAATATTGGCATTGTTCCATCAATTAACAGCATTGTGATTAGTGCCGATAGTGGTTGAACCAATCCTGTTGCCGAGCCCCACAGAAACGATTTGAATTTACTCATTCCCATACTATTGAGTGGTGCTGACACTACTGCTCCCTCAGGGATGTTTTGTAGTGCCATTCCCAACGATAGAGCTATGGCAGTGGCTCCTGTTATCATATCGCCTCCCTCCATTGCTCCCGAAAGGACTACTCCTATTGCCATACCTTCGGGGATGTGGTGAATTGTTATGGCGAGTATAAGCATAGTGCTTCGCTTTAAACTTGATGGCAATCCCTCAACTGAATCAGAGGAGATATGTAGGTGTGGCGTAATGGTATCTAAAAGAAGTAAGAATCCCATACCTACCAAAAAACCTATGGTGGGCGAGAGCCATGGTATAGAGTCTTTTTCGGCAGCCATCTCCATTGCTGGTTGCATTAGCGACCATATTATGGCAGCAAGCATAACTCCTGCAGCAAATCCTAGCATAAGTTTCTGCGAGGGCGAATTGCTATCGCTCTTTATCATATATACTGTTGCAGCTCCAATTATACATCCTATTATTGGTATTATTAATCCTGCCGCAATCAATATTGTATTGTTATTTAAAAACTCCTCTAACATAATTAATGAATTTAAAATATAGTTTTGCTGTATATGGTGCTAAACTCGTTGCAATCACTCCTCCCATAATATTGCATACAAAATCCCAAATATCACCACTGCGTGTATCGGTTAAGAGTTGTTGTCCCACCTCTGTTACTCCTGCCAACAACACTGTAAGAATAAGTACTATGGAGGTTGCTCGTTTACGGTTTAACCAAATAAAATCGATATAGAGTGCCGATGCCACGCCAAAGTACATAAGAAAGTGAATCACTTTATCGGCATGCGGGAAGATAAAGAGAGTTAAATTGTCATACTCATGAGCATTATTAAACGATAAATAGAGAAGCAGAGCAATGGCTACCATACTCAATTTATAACTATTCACTATCTTTATAACACTCTTTATCATATTGCTGTTTATCGCTCTATGTTTAACTAATTTAAAATTGTGTTGCTAAGATAACTATTTTTGTTGTATCTTCGCAAAAGATTTAGAATTTATAGATGAACAATAACGAAAAAATGGATTGGGGACGTTTGTTGTCCTCTAAAAGATTTGGTCTTGAGGATTACGATGACGATAAACATCATAATCGTACTCGTTTTCAACGCGACTATGACCGATTAATATTCTCGGCACCCTTTCGCCGATTACAAAATAAGACTCAGGTTTTTCCTTTGCCCGGCAGTGTGTTTGTTCATAACAGATTGACGCATAGTTTGGAGGTATCGAGCGTAGGCCGTTCATTAGGTAGTAACATTGCTTCGCATATTGAGGAGAACACCACAGATGAGGAGTTGTTGCGTAAGCTTCCCGGGATTCCCGATATTGTGGCTACGGCTTGTTTGGCTCACGATATGGGTAATCCTCCATTCGGACACTCTGGCGAAATGGCAATAGGATCGTTCTTCTCTGAAGGCAAGGGCTTGGATTTAAAGGGCATTATAGGAGACCGACTCTGGTGCGATCTCTCACACTTTGAAGGTAATGCTAATGCTTTCCGTCTATTAACTCACCACTTTAACGGCAGAAGAAAAGGTGGTTTTGCACTCACTTACTCTACTCTTGCATCAATAGTTAAATACCCTTACGAATCGGCTCTTGCTGGAACAAAGGGCAAATTCGGTTTCTTTGTAAGT contains these protein-coding regions:
- a CDS encoding ZIP family metal transporter; this translates as MLEEFLNNNTILIAAGLIIPIIGCIIGAATVYMIKSDSNSPSQKLMLGFAAGVMLAAIIWSLMQPAMEMAAEKDSIPWLSPTIGFLVGMGFLLLLDTITPHLHISSDSVEGLPSSLKRSTMLILAITIHHIPEGMAIGVVLSGAMEGGDMITGATAIALSLGMALQNIPEGAVVSAPLNSMGMSKFKSFLWGSATGLVQPLSALITMLLIDGTMPIFPAILAFAGGAMLYVIVEEIIPEGQSGKHSNIATIGVALGFALMMILDGVL
- a CDS encoding VanZ family protein, with the translated sequence MIKSVIKIVNSYKLSMVAIALLLYLSFNNAHEYDNLTLFIFPHADKVIHFLMYFGVASALYIDFIWLNRKRATSIVLILTVLLAGVTEVGQQLLTDTRSGDIWDFVCNIMGGVIATSLAPYTAKLYFKFINYVRGVFK